The Hymenobacter baengnokdamensis genome includes a region encoding these proteins:
- a CDS encoding pseudouridine synthase, producing MGKQHFSEDKPGRRGAAGGAGRPGSDSRGGNSPRSSGGYKGSRPDGRSEGYSPSRPTFGQGGGHRAGGRPGGSGSFGKPGFGDKRSFGSGDRPERGGFGEKRSFGGSDRPERGGFGEKRSFGGGDRPARGGYGDKRSFGGDRPSYGEKRSFGSSDREARPARSFDKSGEGNERRGSEERSERPAYPPKPIWQGQPVRYEGLPTVPRGTKGERNRKFIKTNPDGTPLEGGAPADARPAYTGRDERRSFEERGAGNRPRPEGGSFERRDERPARREFGSRPGGEERRGSFGDRRPAAGEGGERRSFGNREGRPSEGGRDERRSSYGNDRGPGRERTEGAFGKPRSYGERPSNTSSGTFRERREALRAAESGPRSSTGYGRADKPKFGEKPGEAPDYKNLKHYEQDKTRGNKRRLNEEDFGNEELRLNRYIANAGICSRREADALIAAGEIRVNGEVITEMGYKVQPTDTVQYGKTNLNREKLVYVLLNKPKDFITTTDDPEGRKTVMSLVATASKERIFPVGRLDRNTTGLLLFTNDGEVAQKLSHPSHKNKKIYQAELDKPLTAEHLAEITAGVELEDGKAEVDDVAVVAGNPHFVGIELHIGRNRIVRRIFEHLGYDVVALDRVQYAGLTKKDLPRGKWRFLSEQEVIRLKYFM from the coding sequence ATGGGCAAGCAACATTTTTCGGAGGATAAGCCAGGCCGGCGCGGTGCGGCTGGCGGCGCAGGGCGGCCCGGCAGCGACTCGCGCGGGGGCAATTCGCCCCGCAGCAGCGGTGGCTACAAAGGCAGCCGCCCCGATGGGCGCAGCGAAGGCTATTCGCCTTCCCGGCCCACATTTGGGCAGGGGGGTGGCCACCGGGCCGGCGGCCGGCCCGGTGGCAGCGGTAGCTTTGGCAAGCCGGGCTTTGGTGACAAGCGCAGCTTTGGCAGCGGCGACCGCCCCGAGCGCGGTGGCTTTGGTGAGAAACGCAGCTTCGGTGGAAGTGACCGCCCCGAGCGCGGCGGCTTTGGCGAAAAGCGGAGTTTTGGCGGAGGCGACCGGCCAGCCCGCGGTGGGTACGGTGACAAGCGCAGCTTTGGCGGCGACCGCCCCAGCTATGGTGAAAAGCGCAGCTTTGGTAGCAGCGACCGCGAGGCGCGCCCGGCTCGCAGCTTCGATAAAAGTGGGGAAGGCAATGAGCGCCGGGGTAGCGAGGAGCGCAGCGAGCGGCCTGCCTACCCACCCAAGCCCATCTGGCAAGGCCAGCCCGTGCGCTACGAGGGCCTGCCCACGGTGCCGCGCGGCACCAAAGGCGAGCGCAACCGCAAGTTTATAAAAACCAACCCCGACGGCACCCCGCTGGAGGGTGGAGCACCGGCCGATGCGCGCCCGGCCTACACGGGCCGCGATGAGCGCCGCTCGTTTGAGGAGCGGGGCGCGGGCAACCGCCCCCGGCCCGAAGGCGGCAGCTTTGAGCGCCGCGACGAGCGGCCGGCCCGCCGCGAGTTTGGCAGCCGGCCCGGTGGCGAGGAGCGCCGCGGGAGCTTTGGCGACCGGCGGCCGGCCGCCGGTGAGGGCGGCGAGCGCCGCTCCTTTGGCAACCGGGAAGGCCGGCCTTCGGAGGGCGGGCGCGATGAGCGCCGCAGCAGCTATGGCAACGACCGGGGCCCTGGCCGCGAGCGTACCGAAGGCGCCTTTGGCAAGCCGCGCAGCTACGGCGAGCGCCCCAGCAACACCAGCAGCGGCACCTTCCGCGAGCGCCGCGAGGCCCTGCGGGCCGCCGAGAGCGGCCCCCGCTCCAGCACCGGCTACGGCCGGGCCGATAAGCCGAAGTTTGGCGAAAAGCCGGGGGAAGCGCCCGACTACAAAAACCTCAAGCACTACGAGCAGGACAAGACGCGCGGCAACAAGCGCCGTCTCAACGAGGAAGACTTCGGCAATGAAGAGCTTCGGCTAAACCGCTATATAGCAAATGCAGGTATTTGCTCGCGCCGCGAGGCCGATGCCCTGATTGCCGCCGGGGAAATCCGTGTAAACGGCGAGGTTATTACCGAAATGGGCTACAAGGTGCAGCCCACCGACACGGTGCAGTACGGCAAAACCAACCTCAACCGCGAGAAGCTGGTGTACGTGCTGCTGAACAAGCCCAAGGACTTCATCACGACCACCGACGACCCCGAGGGCCGCAAGACGGTGATGTCGCTGGTAGCAACGGCTTCGAAGGAGCGTATTTTTCCGGTGGGCCGCCTCGACCGCAATACCACGGGCCTGCTGCTTTTCACCAACGACGGCGAAGTAGCCCAAAAGCTTTCGCACCCGTCGCACAAGAACAAGAAAATCTACCAGGCCGAGTTGGATAAGCCCCTCACGGCCGAGCATCTGGCCGAAATAACGGCCGGCGTGGAGCTGGAAGACGGCAAAGCCGAAGTAGATGACGTAGCCGTGGTGGCTGGCAATCCGCATTTTGTGGGCATTGAGCTGCATATCGGCCGCAACCGCATTGTGCGCCGCATATTTGAGCACCTTGGCTACGATGTGGTAGCGCTGGACCGGGTGCAGTACGCCGGCCTCACCAAGAAAGACCTGCCCCGCGGCAAATGGCGCTTTCTGAGTGAGCAGGAGGTTATTCGCCTGAAATACTTTATGTAA
- a CDS encoding TraR/DksA family transcriptional regulator — protein MTEENLRYSREDLAEFDQIIQEKLTAARKELSFIKETLTRNNESGTDTTAASLKVLEDGAETAEKESLNQLASRQMKFIQQLENAQLRIKNGTYGVCIGTGKLIPKERLRAVPHTQHSIEAKLARRD, from the coding sequence ATGACCGAGGAAAACCTCCGCTACTCGCGGGAAGACCTGGCTGAGTTTGACCAGATTATCCAGGAAAAGCTCACCGCAGCCCGCAAAGAGCTTTCTTTTATTAAAGAAACCCTGACCCGCAATAATGAGTCGGGCACCGATACAACGGCCGCTTCCTTGAAAGTGCTGGAAGACGGCGCCGAAACGGCCGAAAAAGAAAGCCTGAACCAGCTGGCCTCGCGCCAGATGAAATTTATTCAGCAGCTTGAGAATGCGCAGCTGCGCATTAAAAACGGGACCTATGGCGTGTGCATCGGCACCGGCAAGCTCATTCCGAAAGAGCGCCTGCGGGCCGTGCCGCACACCCAGCACTCGATAGAGGCGAAGCTGGCCCGGCGCGACTAA
- the ribH gene encoding 6,7-dimethyl-8-ribityllumazine synthase, giving the protein MATSLQNLSTYDSSGFINISEKRFGLVVAEWNRELTDTLSNGAYETLLKHGARPENIFRNMVPGSFELTLGAQLLAQHEEMDAVICLGVVIKGDTKHDDYICHAVAQGLTTVGLKYNKPVIFGLVTTNTLEQAWDRAGGRHGNKGVEAAVAAIQMLGF; this is encoded by the coding sequence ATGGCAACTTCTCTCCAAAACCTCAGCACTTACGACAGCTCCGGGTTCATCAACATCAGCGAAAAGCGCTTTGGCCTGGTTGTGGCCGAGTGGAACCGGGAGCTGACCGATACGCTCAGCAATGGTGCCTACGAAACGCTGCTTAAGCACGGGGCCAGGCCCGAAAATATCTTTCGCAATATGGTGCCCGGCAGCTTTGAGCTCACGCTGGGGGCGCAGCTGCTGGCCCAGCACGAGGAGATGGACGCCGTTATCTGCCTCGGCGTTGTGATTAAGGGCGATACCAAGCACGACGACTACATCTGCCACGCAGTGGCGCAGGGCCTTACTACAGTGGGGCTAAAATATAACAAACCCGTAATATTTGGCCTGGTAACCACCAATACGCTTGAGCAGGCCTGGGACCGCGCCGGCGGGCGGCACGGCAACAAGGGCGTAGAAGCCGCCGTGGCCGCCATCCAGATGCTGGGCTTCTAG
- a CDS encoding tetratricopeptide repeat protein, with protein sequence MSKIPYTGKTPGARQPIRPVSSDPLAPAEESYVTQNPLLEDPDALAARLAESEDFVRRNRNLLLGILVVVVAAIAGAFGYNYWRTEQNTQAQNAMFKAVDYWEADSLGKATKGDGKHPGLDKVATEYSGTKAGNLANFYAGVAALKQGKFQDAYNYLDKFSSDDYLVQSRAYALMGDAKLELNQPKDAAELYAKAADHNPNEQFSPGYVLKQGIALETAKDNAGAAKAYDRIINDYATSPEAAEARQRKAAVGQ encoded by the coding sequence ATGTCTAAGATTCCTTACACCGGCAAAACGCCGGGTGCCCGCCAGCCCATCCGCCCCGTGTCGTCTGACCCGCTGGCTCCAGCCGAAGAAAGCTACGTGACCCAAAATCCGTTGCTCGAAGACCCCGATGCGCTCGCCGCTCGCCTGGCCGAGTCGGAAGATTTCGTACGCCGCAATCGCAACTTGCTGCTGGGGATTCTGGTAGTAGTGGTAGCCGCCATAGCCGGCGCATTTGGCTACAACTACTGGCGCACCGAGCAAAACACGCAGGCCCAGAATGCCATGTTCAAGGCGGTGGATTATTGGGAAGCTGATTCGCTGGGCAAAGCCACCAAGGGCGACGGCAAGCATCCGGGCCTCGATAAGGTAGCCACGGAGTACAGCGGCACCAAAGCTGGCAACCTGGCCAACTTCTACGCGGGCGTGGCCGCCCTGAAGCAGGGTAAGTTTCAGGATGCCTACAATTACCTCGACAAGTTTAGCTCGGATGATTACCTGGTGCAGTCGCGGGCATATGCGCTCATGGGCGACGCCAAGCTGGAGCTGAATCAGCCCAAGGATGCGGCCGAGCTGTATGCCAAAGCGGCCGACCACAACCCGAATGAGCAGTTTTCGCCCGGCTACGTGCTGAAGCAAGGCATTGCGCTCGAAACCGCCAAAGACAACGCCGGCGCGGCCAAAGCCTACGACCGTATCATCAACGACTACGCAACCTCGCCCGAAGCAGCCGAAGCCCGCCAGCGCAAAGCAGCGGTCGGCCAATAG
- the pdhA gene encoding pyruvate dehydrogenase (acetyl-transferring) E1 component subunit alpha has product MAESKVKDAPKAGANGSSNQTPKVADATTGVETVQQPAVEELPDAHKGGNPGNEPVATSPDQLEFSKEVYINWYEQMQLMRKFEEKAGQLYGQQKIKGFCHLYIGQEACVAGAVSALEKGDKYITAYRDHAHPLALGTSPNAIMAELFAKATGCSKGKGGSMHMFDKEVGFMGGHGIVGGQIPMGAGIAFAEKYNKTGKLCICYMGDGAVRQGALHEAFNMAMLWKLPVIFVVENNGYAMGTSVQRTSNVTDLHIIAEGYQMPNEPVNAMNVEDVHHAVARAAARARSGEGPTFLEFKTYRYKGHSMSDPAKYRTKEEVEEYRHRDTIEAVRHTILTHQLATEEELAAIDERIKAQVQESVEFAENSPYPDAAELYHDVYVQADYPYIHD; this is encoded by the coding sequence ATGGCGGAGTCGAAAGTAAAGGATGCCCCGAAGGCCGGCGCGAACGGTAGCAGCAACCAGACGCCGAAGGTAGCGGATGCTACCACGGGTGTCGAGACCGTGCAGCAGCCGGCCGTAGAAGAGTTACCGGACGCGCACAAAGGTGGCAACCCCGGCAATGAGCCGGTAGCCACCTCACCTGACCAGTTAGAGTTTTCTAAAGAGGTATATATAAATTGGTATGAGCAAATGCAGCTCATGCGGAAGTTTGAGGAGAAGGCCGGGCAGCTTTACGGTCAGCAAAAAATAAAGGGCTTCTGCCACCTCTACATTGGCCAGGAGGCGTGCGTAGCCGGCGCCGTGTCGGCCCTGGAAAAAGGCGATAAGTATATCACGGCTTACCGCGACCACGCTCACCCGCTGGCGCTGGGTACCTCACCCAATGCCATCATGGCCGAGCTGTTTGCCAAGGCCACCGGCTGCTCGAAAGGCAAAGGCGGCTCGATGCACATGTTTGACAAGGAAGTTGGGTTCATGGGTGGCCACGGCATTGTGGGCGGCCAGATTCCGATGGGAGCCGGCATTGCATTTGCCGAGAAGTACAACAAGACGGGTAAGCTTTGCATCTGCTACATGGGCGACGGCGCCGTGCGCCAGGGCGCCCTGCACGAAGCCTTCAACATGGCCATGCTCTGGAAGCTGCCCGTGATTTTCGTGGTGGAGAACAACGGCTACGCCATGGGCACCTCGGTACAGCGTACTTCCAACGTGACCGACCTGCACATCATTGCTGAAGGCTACCAGATGCCCAACGAGCCGGTGAATGCCATGAACGTGGAAGACGTGCACCACGCCGTAGCCCGCGCCGCCGCCCGGGCCCGCAGTGGCGAAGGCCCTACTTTCCTGGAGTTCAAAACCTACCGCTATAAGGGCCACTCCATGAGCGACCCCGCCAAGTACCGCACCAAGGAAGAAGTGGAAGAGTATCGCCACCGCGATACCATTGAGGCCGTGCGCCACACCATTCTGACCCACCAGCTGGCTACGGAAGAAGAGCTGGCCGCTATCGACGAGCGCATCAAGGCCCAGGTGCAGGAGTCGGTGGAGTTTGCCGAAAACTCGCCGTACCCGGATGCCGCCGAGCTTTACCACGACGTGTACGTGCAGGCCGACTATCCGTATATTCACGATTAA
- the recF gene encoding DNA replication/repair protein RecF (All proteins in this family for which functions are known are DNA-binding proteins that assist the filamentation of RecA onto DNA for the initiation of recombination or recombinational repair.), translating into MTLDWLHLLFFKNYDEASLAFGPGINCFIGDNGSGKTNLLDAIHYLALAKSAFNAADAQAIKQGADFFVVKGSFSAALAEKTETIQVSLRAGQKKIITHDKQPYDRLADHIGRYPAVLISPYDTDLIRQGSEERRRYFDSLQSQLDHDFLELLIQYNGLLRQRNATLKQGSGSHGFDALYLQALDDQLAPLGESLSERRAEFLSLFIPVFQNHYHQLAEGREAVTLAYKSQLPGQNFRHLLLANERRDLALQRSTVGPHRDDFVFLMDELPVKTYASQGQQKSFAIALKLAQFELLAARQPASGLAPAKPLLLLDDIFDRLDDKRIGRLLQLVADQTFGQVFLTDTNLERTDQALAGVSSDVRRFRVEGGNVAPL; encoded by the coding sequence ATGACGCTCGACTGGCTCCACCTGCTGTTTTTCAAAAACTACGACGAAGCCAGCCTGGCATTCGGCCCCGGCATCAACTGCTTTATCGGCGATAACGGCAGTGGCAAAACCAACCTGCTCGACGCCATTCACTACCTGGCGCTGGCCAAGAGTGCCTTCAACGCGGCCGATGCCCAGGCGATTAAGCAAGGAGCTGACTTCTTTGTGGTGAAAGGCAGCTTTTCGGCGGCCCTGGCCGAAAAGACCGAGACCATTCAGGTAAGTCTGCGAGCGGGCCAGAAAAAAATCATTACCCATGATAAGCAGCCTTACGACCGGCTGGCCGACCACATTGGCCGCTACCCGGCGGTGCTCATCTCGCCCTACGACACCGACCTGATTCGCCAGGGCAGTGAAGAGCGTCGGCGCTACTTCGATAGTCTTCAGTCGCAGCTCGACCACGACTTTCTGGAACTGCTTATTCAGTACAATGGCTTGCTGCGGCAGCGTAATGCCACGCTCAAGCAGGGCAGCGGCAGCCATGGGTTTGATGCGCTCTACCTGCAAGCCCTCGACGACCAGCTGGCTCCTTTGGGGGAAAGCCTGTCGGAGCGTCGGGCCGAGTTCCTGTCGCTGTTTATTCCGGTGTTCCAAAACCATTACCACCAACTGGCGGAGGGCCGCGAAGCCGTTACGCTGGCTTATAAGAGCCAGCTGCCAGGCCAGAATTTCCGCCACCTGCTTTTAGCCAACGAGCGGCGTGACCTGGCACTGCAGCGCAGCACGGTGGGTCCGCACCGCGACGACTTCGTATTTTTAATGGATGAGCTGCCCGTCAAAACGTATGCTTCTCAGGGCCAGCAAAAGTCATTCGCCATCGCTCTGAAGCTGGCCCAGTTTGAGCTGCTGGCTGCCCGTCAGCCGGCGAGTGGCTTAGCTCCGGCCAAGCCGCTTCTCCTGCTGGACGACATATTCGACCGCCTCGACGACAAGCGCATTGGCCGCCTGCTGCAGCTGGTAGCTGACCAGACCTTTGGGCAGGTATTCCTCACTGATACCAACCTTGAACGCACTGACCAGGCTTTGGCAGGCGTAAGCAGCGATGTCCGGCGCTTCCGAGTGGAGGGTGGTAATGTCGCGCCATTGTAG
- a CDS encoding DUF721 domain-containing protein yields the protein MKKPSLSPTARRADIIPLKEGLEALVRAYRLGGKLNEVTVVASWERVMGKAVALKTKEVYVSKGKLFVRLTSAPLKHELVMAKTRVLEMLNAEVGAQTVTEVVFL from the coding sequence GTGAAAAAGCCCAGCCTCTCTCCCACTGCACGCCGGGCCGATATTATCCCGCTGAAGGAGGGCCTGGAGGCTTTAGTGCGGGCCTACCGCCTGGGCGGCAAGCTCAACGAGGTAACGGTAGTAGCCAGCTGGGAGCGCGTGATGGGCAAGGCCGTTGCCCTCAAAACAAAGGAGGTGTACGTGAGTAAAGGCAAGCTATTCGTTCGGCTCACTTCGGCTCCGCTCAAGCATGAACTCGTCATGGCCAAAACGCGGGTACTGGAAATGCTTAACGCTGAAGTCGGCGCCCAGACCGTGACCGAAGTTGTTTTCCTGTAG
- a CDS encoding helix-turn-helix domain-containing protein, whose translation MPHQGEILQEAIKNSGISITRIVEELGITRPTIYRKFKDDTLDANFVKSIGQIIGHDFSHDFTIAEQSSLPFVTPIARSSVTHNVTHRVTPAQNPDSDPSKQLLALQTKYIALLEAYNELLLKVYGPK comes from the coding sequence ATGCCGCATCAGGGCGAAATACTGCAGGAAGCCATCAAAAACAGCGGTATTTCCATCACGCGTATCGTGGAAGAGCTCGGCATTACACGTCCGACTATCTATCGTAAGTTTAAGGATGATACACTGGACGCCAATTTTGTAAAGAGCATTGGTCAAATTATTGGGCACGATTTTTCACACGACTTTACGATTGCTGAACAATCTTCTCTGCCATTTGTAACACCTATTGCTCGTTCAAGTGTTACACATAATGTTACACATCGTGTAACACCCGCTCAAAACCCCGATTCTGACCCTTCTAAGCAGCTTTTAGCTTTGCAAACGAAGTATATCGCCTTGCTGGAGGCCTACAATGAGCTTCTGCTAAAAGTGTATGGCCCCAAGTAA
- a CDS encoding glycerophosphodiester phosphodiesterase family protein: MQFPPYPVALSGAAFLEVHGHRGCRGLLPENTLPAFLHALALGVDVLELDVVISHDNQVVVSHEPWLSASLGSGPAGEAIDPRQPQQFNLYKLTYATIRECRVGEKPHPDFPSQQPVPAYRPLLREVLQAVELACHTLRRPPVGYSVEVKSSPAGDDIFHPRPAFFVDLVVAELVAAQLLSRTTLLSFDPRVLQYARQAAPLLRQCLLVERPAQSLLVCLRQLGFIPDTLGPDFTLLSAAMVQELRLAYPGLRLVPWTVNYVADLRQVACWGVDGITTDYPNRLLQLLGRSK; encoded by the coding sequence ATGCAGTTTCCACCTTACCCAGTCGCTCTTTCCGGGGCCGCTTTTCTCGAAGTCCACGGCCATCGCGGGTGCCGGGGCCTACTGCCTGAGAACACCCTGCCGGCCTTTTTGCATGCCTTGGCGCTGGGAGTAGATGTGCTGGAGCTCGATGTGGTTATCTCGCACGACAACCAGGTAGTAGTCTCGCACGAGCCCTGGCTGTCGGCCAGCCTGGGTAGCGGCCCCGCCGGCGAAGCCATCGACCCGCGGCAGCCGCAGCAATTCAATCTCTATAAGCTGACTTATGCGACCATCCGGGAGTGCCGCGTGGGCGAGAAGCCGCACCCCGACTTTCCTTCTCAACAGCCAGTGCCTGCTTACCGGCCGCTGCTACGGGAGGTGTTGCAGGCGGTCGAGCTAGCCTGCCACACCCTTCGGCGCCCTCCGGTTGGCTATTCTGTCGAGGTGAAAAGTAGTCCGGCCGGAGACGATATTTTTCATCCACGGCCGGCCTTTTTCGTCGATTTGGTAGTGGCTGAGCTGGTCGCGGCGCAACTGCTTTCACGTACTACGCTGCTCAGCTTCGACCCGCGCGTGCTACAGTATGCCCGGCAGGCTGCGCCCTTGCTCAGGCAGTGTCTGCTTGTCGAAAGGCCTGCGCAGTCTTTACTCGTTTGCCTCCGGCAGCTGGGCTTTATACCCGATACCCTTGGTCCCGATTTCACGCTCCTGTCGGCGGCGATGGTACAAGAGCTGCGGCTCGCTTATCCGGGCCTGCGCCTAGTGCCCTGGACGGTAAACTACGTGGCTGACTTACGGCAGGTAGCCTGCTGGGGAGTAGATGGCATCACCACCGACTACCCCAATCGCTTGTTGCAGCTGTTGGGTAGAAGTAAATAA
- a CDS encoding PLD nuclease N-terminal domain-containing protein, translated as MKSLRSFSERLPLLATLLLPLLLLATSCNRFNANGGLAPWGILLLILDILAIFNVFGKSWDIGKKIIWAAIIFFFPFGGLLIYYIFGRNS; from the coding sequence ATGAAATCCCTTCGTTCCTTTTCCGAGCGCCTGCCTCTGCTGGCCACTCTCTTGCTGCCACTGCTGTTGCTGGCTACCAGCTGCAACCGCTTCAATGCTAACGGCGGCCTTGCTCCCTGGGGTATTCTATTACTTATTCTGGATATATTAGCTATTTTCAATGTATTTGGTAAGTCCTGGGACATTGGCAAGAAAATAATCTGGGCGGCCATCATCTTCTTCTTCCCGTTCGGCGGGCTGCTCATCTACTACATCTTCGGTCGCAATAGCTAG
- a CDS encoding rhomboid family intramembrane serine protease, giving the protein MLNPILILIGLTVAISAYAWSNADLMRAWIMQPYLMARSSGQWYRLLTSGFLHADWAHLLFNMFAFYSFSPVVLATLAQRYGTGAGLGLFLLLYLGGIVVSDVPTYFQHRDDRDYRSRGASGGVASVLFASILLFPVNTHGGGIIIFPIPVPIQPFLFGLLYLAYSYYMGRRRADNVNHDAHFYGALFGVLVIIALVPGVLPNFFQQVVAYRF; this is encoded by the coding sequence GTGCTCAACCCCATTCTGATTCTTATCGGCCTCACGGTCGCCATCTCGGCCTACGCCTGGTCCAACGCCGACCTCATGCGCGCCTGGATTATGCAGCCCTACCTGATGGCCCGCTCCAGCGGGCAGTGGTACCGCCTGCTTACCTCCGGCTTCCTGCACGCCGACTGGGCACATCTGCTTTTTAATATGTTTGCCTTTTACTCCTTTAGCCCCGTGGTGCTGGCCACGCTGGCGCAGCGGTATGGCACGGGCGCGGGTTTGGGCTTGTTTCTGCTCCTGTACCTGGGCGGCATTGTTGTGTCGGATGTGCCCACCTACTTTCAGCACCGCGACGACCGCGACTACCGCAGCCGCGGGGCGTCGGGCGGGGTAGCGTCGGTGCTGTTTGCCAGCATCCTGCTTTTTCCGGTAAATACCCACGGCGGCGGCATCATCATTTTCCCGATTCCGGTGCCCATTCAGCCCTTTCTGTTCGGCTTGCTCTATCTCGCTTATTCCTACTACATGGGTCGGCGGCGGGCCGATAACGTCAACCACGACGCACACTTTTACGGGGCGCTCTTCGGGGTGCTTGTTATCATTGCGCTGGTGCCTGGTGTTTTACCCAATTTTTTCCAGCAAGTAGTTGCTTACAGATTTTAA
- a CDS encoding polyprenyl synthetase family protein — protein MQPDLSTLLATALRQLDYGQQPATLYDPIRYIMSLGGKRLRPLLTLLGGQLFTDDLVPLVKPALATEVFHNFTLLHDDLMDQAPLRRGQPTVHEKWNANVAILSGDVMLVRAYELLFENVPLPLLPQVLRRFSQTAAEVCEGQQWDMNFETDTSITIAQYLDMIRLKTAVLLGFALELGAVLAGASAEDAEHLRQFGTDIGLAFQLRDDLLDVYGDAATFGKRVGGDIISDKKTFLLLTAQAQANPAQQATLARYLGQPLADADAKVRAVRGIYDELEIRPQTEALINDYFQAALQHLERVAAPAARKQPLHHLALQLMDRES, from the coding sequence GTGCAACCCGACCTCTCCACTCTCCTGGCTACGGCCCTGCGCCAGCTCGATTATGGCCAGCAGCCGGCCACCCTCTACGACCCCATTCGCTACATCATGAGCCTTGGCGGCAAGCGCCTGCGGCCTCTGCTCACGCTGCTCGGCGGTCAGCTTTTCACCGACGACCTGGTGCCGCTCGTGAAGCCGGCGCTGGCCACCGAAGTCTTTCACAATTTCACACTGCTCCACGACGACCTGATGGACCAGGCGCCGCTGCGGCGCGGGCAGCCTACGGTACATGAGAAGTGGAACGCGAACGTAGCCATTCTGTCGGGCGACGTGATGCTGGTGCGGGCTTATGAATTGTTATTCGAAAACGTACCGCTGCCGCTGCTGCCCCAGGTGCTGCGCCGCTTTTCCCAAACTGCCGCCGAGGTGTGCGAGGGCCAGCAGTGGGACATGAACTTTGAGACTGATACCAGCATTACCATTGCGCAGTATCTCGACATGATTCGGCTGAAAACGGCCGTGCTGCTGGGCTTCGCGCTGGAGCTGGGAGCCGTGCTGGCCGGCGCCTCGGCCGAAGATGCCGAGCACCTGCGGCAGTTCGGCACCGACATCGGCCTGGCTTTTCAGCTGCGCGACGACCTCCTCGATGTTTATGGCGACGCGGCGACCTTCGGCAAGCGCGTTGGCGGCGACATTATCTCTGATAAGAAAACCTTTCTGCTGCTGACGGCCCAGGCCCAGGCCAACCCGGCTCAGCAAGCCACGCTGGCGCGCTACCTCGGGCAGCCCCTGGCCGATGCCGATGCCAAGGTGCGCGCCGTGCGTGGCATCTACGACGAGCTCGAAATCCGCCCTCAGACCGAAGCCCTCATCAACGACTACTTCCAGGCTGCTTTGCAGCATTTGGAGCGCGTGGCGGCCCCTGCCGCGCGCAAGCAGCCCCTTCATCATCTCGCGCTCCAGCTCATGGACCGCGAAAGCTAA